GGCGCAGGAGGAGGATCAGCCAGACGATGAGCAGGCCTTCCACCAGGATGAAGGCGAGGGCCGGCAGGATGATGTGCCGGTTGGCGCGCCAAGTGCCGACGGGCCGGTGGAGCAGGCGGCTGCCCGCCGGCAGGCGGTCCGGGGCGATGCCGTGCTGGATCAGGCGGCGCCAGTCGAAGACCGCTTCGGAGGATTCAACCACCTCCCCGAGACGGGCGGGGGACTCGCCCTTGAGCACACGCGTGGCCAGACCAGCCAGCTGGCGACCCAGGGCGTGGCCTCTGCTCATCATCCCGCCGGTGGCGCCCCAGGCCAGATGCTGTTCGCGATGGCTGAAAATGGGCACGGGCGCGATGGCCGCCAGTTCCCGCAGCACTTCCGGCAGATCCACGGCCCCCGAGGGCGCGGCCGCGTAATCCAGGAAGAAAACGGCATCTTCGGCCGGCAGGACCGCCACGCGATCCAGCAGGTCGCGGACCTCCAGCGCGCCCGCCTCATCGAAGAAGTGGAGGCTGGCGCCGCTCAGGCCAGGGGCCAAGGTCTGGAGGCGGGCCTGGTTGATCCGGCCGGTGGTGGTGGCGTCCGTCACCACCCAGATGCGGCAGCCCGGCCGCAGCCGGGCGATCAATTCCACAGTGGCGCCCAGATCCTCGCTGATCCGGATGCCGGTCGTGATCGAGTCGGAGGGGGCCGGCCTTTCCACGCTGGAGTGGAGGAGAGGGATGCCGGGAAAGAGACGCGGCCGGGCCCGCCACAGCAGGTCGTGGGCGTCCTGGTCGGAGGCGAGCAGCAGGTCGAAGCGGGTGCCCGCGAACTTGGCCGCCCACACCGCCAGGATGCGCTCGCCCAGCTCTCCCGCCAGGGCGGCGGAATGGCGCTTGCCGTCCAGGTATTCCACTTGCAGTTCCAGGCCGGCGCCGAAGGATTCGAACAGGGCCTCGCGCAGACCGGTCTGGATCTCATCGGACCAGCCGTAGCCCGGGTGGTAGGAATTGACCAGGAGGACGCGGTAGGTGGGCTGGGCCCCACCAGGCCTCGGCGCCAGGCAGGTCAGCGCCAGGCAGAGGAGGAGCAGGCCGCCGGCGCTCAGGCGACGGGCGCATGGGTGACTCCGTGGCCGCACTCCCATCATCCGCCCTCCTCCAGATTGACCCCTGCCGGGATGGACATGCTCCCGGCGGCTGGGCTGGGTTCAGTTCCAGTACCGATGCGAAGACGTCTGCTGTTGGAAGGACTGCCAGTGACGGACCCATAGTAGCGAACGGAATCTGTCGGTGCCGACCGGGGCAGGTCCATCGACCGACAGGTGCAGGGCGAAGGGATGGACCCGGCGCGCGGGATGGGGGCCGACCGGCCCCGCCCACCCTGACATCCACGCAATAACTGGAGGAAGGCTCTGGGTCAGGTCACATGGGCATGGACAACGACTGGGGGCATGGCTGGACTTCGCATCGCGATGGCGCGGAGCACACGGTCCATCGGCGCTTGGCCCCATTCCAGGTGGATGTGCCGCCTGAGTCCACGCTCTGGACCGCATGGCCGCCGGTGCCCAACGGTGTCGGACGCCCTGTGAGTGAGGCCCGATGTCCGGTCAAGGATCCCACTGCCCGCATCGGAGCCACTTTGCCCATGGCGGCACAGCAGGAGACCCGTTGTAGCAAGTGATCATCCTGCTCAAACCACGGGCCGTCGCCCTGGCCACGTGTTTGCCGCCAGACCATGGCTGGCGATTCCGATTGGTGGAAAGGGACAGAGCGGAAGTGACAGAACAGAAGGAGCGCCGACAATGGAGAAGGGGTTCCGGTCTCCCGGAACCCCATGATCCTCAAGTGCACCCAGGAGGAGTCGAACCCCCAACCTTCTGATCCGTAGTTTATGTTACCCGAAAACCGGCTGTTTTCATAGCACGGCATGGAATGGCATGGCGTGGCAGAAAAGCATGAATATCAAAGAGATACGATACGGATTGAGTCCCGAGCCACTTTACATATCGCCTCGCGTTGGCAACATTTGGCGGGGGTTCACGGCGACCGGACGGCGACCGAAATGGCCCCCCTAACCTTCTGATGAGGCGTTAAATGGCTAGGATTCGATTCACGCAGAAGCTGCTGGACGAGCTGACGACCACCAAATCCAGGGACTGGTTCTACGATGAGCAGGTCCCTCTCCTGGCCCTGATGGTGACGGCCAAAGGGGCCAAATCCTTCTATGCTATCAAGACCAAGGATGGGGTGAAGCGGCATGTGCGCATCGGCCCATACCCTGAGGTTCCGATTCCAATGGCCAGAAGAATGGCCTCTGATCTCATCCTCAAGATGATCACTGGCGAGCCAGTTGGAGAGGAATTGAAGCAGCGTGAGCGGGCGGCAGCATTCTCGTTAGAGGACGCCTACAACGAGTACTGTGCCTATCTGCAACGACACCGCAAGCCCGGCACCATCTACCAGTACCGGATGCAGTGGGAGCGCTTCTTGAAGGACTGGTCTGGACATCGAGCACTTCGCTCCATTCGACGGCGAGAAGTCGTCGACCTCCACCAACAGATTGGTGACTACCATGGCCACCATCAGGCCAACCGAGTGATTGCCCTGCTGCGCGCCGTCTTCAACCGTGCCATTCGCGAGCACGAGATGGACATTGCCAACCCTGCCATGGCGATCACCTTCTACCGTGAGAACAAGCGGTCCCGCCGACTCACACCCGAGGAGCTTCCTGCCTTCTTCAAGTCAGTGGATGAGGAGCCCAACCGGGACGTCCGTGACTTCGTCCTGCTGTCCCTGTTCACGGGTGCCAGGAAGTCCAACATGCTGGGCATGCGGTGGAAGGACATTTCAATGGATCTTGGGCTGTGGCAGATTCCTTCCAGCGAATCCAAGAACAGCAAGGAGCTGGATGTCATCCTCTCATCTGTGGCGATGAAGATCCTGCGCGAACGGATGGAGTTAGCCACAGGCGAGTTTGTCTTTCCCGGACGCAACGGGCGCAGCAACGAGCACATGCGAGAGCCTAAGTTTGGGTGGCTGCGGATCTGCAAACGCGCTGGATTGAAAGATCTGCATCTGCACGATTTGCGCCGCAGCCTGGCCTCCTTCCAGATCGATACAGGTACCCCACTGGAGGTGATCCAAAAGACGCTGGGGCATGAGTCCAAGGTGACGACGGAGATCTACGCGCGCCTGGCTCTGGAGCCGGTGCGGGCCAGCGTGGAGCGGGCGACGGAGGAGATGCTGCGGCGGGCGAGGGGTTAGTCTACACGCGTTTAATAATCCAAGATTCTTGTCATGATCCGATCTCTGCTTTGAGATTAGCTGTCGGATTACTAACAATCGCTGTTCGCCCTTCACAGCTTGGTACAGTTAACAACGTTGATTTTCGGCAGGCCGTAATGGTGAACACGCCGATCACCACCGTGGCATACCGCGAGCAGCGTGCCGATCTGAGGGAACGCAGACATTGCCTCATCACAGAGGCACAGCCCACCTTGCCACAGCCCGGGGGACAGCATGAAGCACGCACTTTACCTTCTTGCCCTGAGCGCGATCGCCAGTCAGCCGACCCTGGCCGCGCCACCGCTGCCGGTCACCGATCTACAGATCCAGTTGGTGGACTCGGTCCACATCCAGTTGAACTGGTCGCCGGTGAGCCAGGACACCCTGGGCAATCCCCTCGACTGCGTCTACTACGATGTACACCAGAGCCAGACGCCGAACTTCCTCCCCTCGGAAGCCACCTGGATCGACAGCACCTCCACCACCACACTGACCGATTCATTGGCTGGCGAGCTGGGCTTCTACAGGGTCCAGGTCCAGTCCTGTGTGGAATCCTTTCCCCACGACATTGTGCGCATCCCCGCCGGCCAGTTCATGATGGGCCAGGCGGGCGTGGCCACGCCCGAGCACGAGGTCACCTTGACCAACGACTTCCTGCTGGGCCGCACAGAAGTGACCAATGCCCAGTACCTGGAGGCCTTGAACTGGGCCAAAGCGCAGGGTCTGGTCTCCGTGGGGGGGGATTATGTGCAGCAGTACAATGTGAACCTGCTGCGCATCAATCAGAGCGGCTTTGATCGCTATGAGATCCGCTACAACGCTGGCACGCAGCAGTTCTATCTGCATGCCGGAACCTATGATGCTGGAAGCTGGGGTCCGGGTGAGGCCTACCCCGGCGGCAATTACGACCCAGCGAACCACCCCGTGAAGTCCGTGTCCTGGTACGGCGCGGCCTGCTACTGCGACTGGCGCAGCCAGATGGAGAACCTGCCCCGCTATTACGAAGGCCAATGGGGCCAAAT
This DNA window, taken from bacterium, encodes the following:
- a CDS encoding tyrosine-type recombinase/integrase; translation: MARIRFTQKLLDELTTTKSRDWFYDEQVPLLALMVTAKGAKSFYAIKTKDGVKRHVRIGPYPEVPIPMARRMASDLILKMITGEPVGEELKQRERAAAFSLEDAYNEYCAYLQRHRKPGTIYQYRMQWERFLKDWSGHRALRSIRRREVVDLHQQIGDYHGHHQANRVIALLRAVFNRAIREHEMDIANPAMAITFYRENKRSRRLTPEELPAFFKSVDEEPNRDVRDFVLLSLFTGARKSNMLGMRWKDISMDLGLWQIPSSESKNSKELDVILSSVAMKILRERMELATGEFVFPGRNGRSNEHMREPKFGWLRICKRAGLKDLHLHDLRRSLASFQIDTGTPLEVIQKTLGHESKVTTEIYARLALEPVRASVERATEEMLRRARG
- a CDS encoding SUMF1/EgtB/PvdO family nonheme iron enzyme; the protein is MKHALYLLALSAIASQPTLAAPPLPVTDLQIQLVDSVHIQLNWSPVSQDTLGNPLDCVYYDVHQSQTPNFLPSEATWIDSTSTTTLTDSLAGELGFYRVQVQSCVESFPHDIVRIPAGQFMMGQAGVATPEHEVTLTNDFLLGRTEVTNAQYLEALNWAKAQGLVSVGGDYVQQYNVNLLRINQSGFDRYEIRYNAGTQQFYLHAGTYDAGSWGPGEAYPGGNYDPANHPVKSVSWYGAACYCDWRSQMENLPRYYEGQWGQIPNPRNPYTATGYRLPTEAEWEFAAQHDDERTYPWGPTSPTCTLANFYNSSYYCVGWTSPVGAHPAGASSLGLQDMAGNVWEWCNDWYTSYSAGAVSDPPGPASGSSRVVRGGSWVHGAAGLPCALRLFNAPARATSTASVSAGPSLNPMNFYPFTLWRACFRPARPERSGGEVGWKHAGGIA